The nucleotide window CTTTTCCTGAAAGAGTTCATTATGGTCTTTTATCTTTATCCTCTTCATCTCTTCCTCCGTATCAAGCTCCATGTAGGGCTGTTCACCGTCATATCCATATCCCTGGCAAAAACAGGGAAGCCGTCAAAGCCATGGTAAGGACCACTGTAGTCCCATGAATGCATCTGCCTGAAGGGCACTCCCATCTTGTGATAGGAATACTTTTCCTTGATACCGGATCCCACCATGTCAGGCCTGAGCCTCCGTGCAAATTCCTCCATCTCGTAGAGCGTGGCATCATCCATTATCACAGCTCCCTCTTTCAACTCGGGATAGGTCCTCTTGTAATCATCGTCATGCCCGAACTCATACCCTGCGGCTACAACCTCCATCCCAAGGTCTTCATAAGCGCCGATGGTATGTCTCGGCCTCAATCCTCCCACGTAGAGCATCACCTTCTTGTCCTCAAGCGTCGGCTTGTAACGCTCGATAACCGCATCCATCACCGGCTTGTATTTCTCGATCAACTTCTCTGCGTTCTCCTTGATCCTGTCGTCGAAATATGACGCGATCTTTCTGATGCTCTGGTATATCTTCGTGGGGCCGAAAAAATTAAACTCCGTCCAGGGAACACCGTACTTCTCTTCCATGTGCCTGCATATATAGTTCATGGACCTGTAACAGTGGATAAGGTTCAGCTTGGACTTGTGTGCAATGCCAAGCTCGTTTACCGAGGCATCACCCGTCCATTGTGCGATAACCCTCAGGCCCATCTCTTCAAGCATCTTCCTTGAGGCCCATGCATCTCCACCTATATTGTAATCCCCGATCAGAGAGACATCATAAGGCGTTGATTCCTTCAGCTCACCCTTGCCAAGCACAAAGTCCCTTATGGTGTCATTGGCAATATGGTGACCGAGGGACTGGCTGACCCCCCTGAACCCCTCACACCTAACAGGCACTATCGGGTAACCGAAATCCTTTTCAGCATTTTTTGAAACCGCCTCGATATCGTCTCCGATGAGACCCACAGGGCACTCCGAGAGTATGCCGATCCCCCTTGCCAGGGGGAACAGCTCTTTCAATTCCAGTAAAGCTGCCTCCAGACCCTTGTCACCCCCGTAAACAATGTCTTTTTCCTGAAAGTCCGTTGTAATGTGCATTGTGCCAAAGGTATCAATACCTGTCTGGCCGTTGTAATAATTCCTTCTTGCCCCCCAGCTGTACTGCCCGCAACCGACAGGGCCGTGACTGACCGTAATCTGGTCCTTCACAGGGCCCCAGACAACACCCTTTGCACCGGCATATGCACATCCCCTGACAGTCATGACGCCAGGCCTTGACTTTACATTGGACTTGACCTTGCATGTACTGCATTCGCCGGTCGGGTCATTAGGCGCTAAATGCTTGGCCCTGTCCTCCCGCGTCTTTTCCGGATATGCCTCCAGTACCTCATCAATTATTTTCTGAGTCTCTTTAATGGCATTACTCATCACTCCTCCTTGTTATATTTTATGAAAGTCGAATTTCTTTAATCTTCCGGCTCGGCTTCAAGTATTCCGAAGTCCATAAGCAGGTCTTCCAGTTCATCCATTGACATCGGAGTCGGGATGACGAAGTTTTTATTCTCGGCTATCTTTTTTGCCAGTGTCCTGTACTCATCCGCCTGAGGATGGTCAGGAGAGTACTCGACCACCGTCTTCCTTCTCAACTCAGCCCTCTGGACCTCGTTGTCTCTCGGTATGAAATGGATCATATGGGTATTGAGTCTCTTTGCAAGCTCTGCGATTAACTCATATTCCTTGTCCGTCTTTCTGCTGTTGCAGATAAGACCTCCGAGTCTCACACCACCGCTCTGGGCGTATTTAAGGATACCCCTTGAGATGTTGTTTGCAGCATACATTGCCATCATCTCCCCAGAGGTGACTATATATATCTCCTTTGCCTTTCCCTCCCTTATCGGCATTGCAAAACCACCGCAGACAACGTCACCAA belongs to Nitrospirota bacterium and includes:
- the nifD gene encoding nitrogenase molybdenum-iron protein alpha chain; this encodes MSNAIKETQKIIDEVLEAYPEKTREDRAKHLAPNDPTGECSTCKVKSNVKSRPGVMTVRGCAYAGAKGVVWGPVKDQITVSHGPVGCGQYSWGARRNYYNGQTGIDTFGTMHITTDFQEKDIVYGGDKGLEAALLELKELFPLARGIGILSECPVGLIGDDIEAVSKNAEKDFGYPIVPVRCEGFRGVSQSLGHHIANDTIRDFVLGKGELKESTPYDVSLIGDYNIGGDAWASRKMLEEMGLRVIAQWTGDASVNELGIAHKSKLNLIHCYRSMNYICRHMEEKYGVPWTEFNFFGPTKIYQSIRKIASYFDDRIKENAEKLIEKYKPVMDAVIERYKPTLEDKKVMLYVGGLRPRHTIGAYEDLGMEVVAAGYEFGHDDDYKRTYPELKEGAVIMDDATLYEMEEFARRLRPDMVGSGIKEKYSYHKMGVPFRQMHSWDYSGPYHGFDGFPVFARDMDMTVNSPTWSLIRRKR
- the nifH gene encoding nitrogenase iron protein, which gives rise to MRQIAVYGKGGIGKSTTSQNVVACLSEAGYKCMIVGCDPKADATRLILHKKAQVTVMDLARERGSVEDLEIEEVLLTGYRGIRCAESGGPEPGVGCAGRGVITAINFLEENGAYEADTDFVFYDVLGDVVCGGFAMPIREGKAKEIYIVTSGEMMAMYAANNISRGILKYAQSGGVRLGGLICNSRKTDKEYELIAELAKRLNTHMIHFIPRDNEVQRAELRRKTVVEYSPDHPQADEYRTLAKKIAENKNFVIPTPMSMDELEDLLMDFGILEAEPED